CTGAAGAAAGGAAAAAGCTATTTGATTTAGAGGTTCTTGATGATTTGAATAATAAACTTAAAAGTCTTGGTTTTGATTATGTAACCTTTGATTTAGGAGGCTATAAATCTGGAAGTATGAATCAGAGTCCGGAGGTTGAAGATGAATAAAAAAGATTTAAGAGAATTACTAGAAAAAGTTAGATCAAATGAAGTTGATATTGAAACAGCCCTTAATTCTTTAAAAGATCTACCCTATAAAGATATAGGTCTTGCCAGGGTAGATAATCATAGAAGCTTAAGAAATGGTTTTCCTGAGGTGATTTACTGTGAGGGAAAATCTTTAGAAGAGATTAAAGCCATTATTACTGAAATGTTAAAGACTAATAATAATATCCTGGCCAGCAGAGCCAGTCAGGAAATTTTTGAGATGGTTAAAGAGATAGCCCCTGATGCTATTTATCATCCAAGGCCAAAAATGATTTTTATTAAACAACAGGAGCTAGAGGAAACTAATAGCAAAATTTTAGTTGTCAGTGGTGGCACATCTGATATGCCAGTTGCTGAAGAGGCAGCAGTCACAGCAGAAGCTCTTGGAAATAAAGTCGATAGGCTTTATGACGTTGGTGTAGCAGGGATTCACAGACTTTTAGGCAGTCTTGATAAATTGGATCAGGCATCTGTAATAATTGCTGTTGCCGGTATGGAAGGAGCTCTAGCCAGTGTTGTTGGTGGCCTGGTTGATAAACCAGTAATAGCCGTACCTACCAGTGTCGGTTATGGAGCTAACTTTGGCGGGGTTTCTGCTTTGTTAACAATGTTAAATAGCTGTGCCAGTGGTGTTGGCGTTGTTAATATTGATAACGGATTTGGGGCAGCCTATCTGGCCAGTACTATTAATTTGCAGATCGAGAATGCTTTAAAAGGGAGCGATTAATTTGGAAAAAATACTTTATTTTGATATAAATTCAGGGATTAGTGGCGATATGACAATTGGAGCTCTGCTGGATCTAGATATAGACCAGAATGAATTCAAAGAAGAGTTAAAGAAACTAAAGCTGGATGAATATAGACTGGAAATAACCAGGCAGAAGAAGAATGGTATAACTGGAACAGATTTTAAAGTTATTCTAAATAAGAGTACTGGTCATCATAATCATGGCCATAATCATGACCATAGTGCAAGTCTTTCTGATTGTAATAACCATAGCCATAAATCCAGCCACTCTCATCACCACAGTCATAATCGCAATTTCAATGATATCAAAAAGTTAATTAATAATAGTGACTTAAGTGATGCTGTTAAAGAATTAAGTATTACAATATTTGAAAAAGTAGCCAGAGCCGAGGCAAAGGTCCATGATAAAGATATTAGTCAGGTTCATTTTCATGAAGTTGGAGCTGTTGATTCTATTGTGGATATAGTTGGGACTGCAATACTTATTGAGATGTTAAATCCTGATCATATCTACTCTTCAAAGATACCACTGGGGACAGGCTTTGTAAATGCCGATCATGGCAACATTCCTGTGCCTGCACCGGCAACTATTGAAATTTTAAAAGATGTACCAGTCTATTCTAATGGCATTAAAAGTGAACTGGTTACTCCAACAGGAGCAGCTATTATCAAGACCCTTGCCGAGGAATTCATTTCTTTACCTGAATTAAATATTGGAAAAATCGGCTATGGTACAGGAAAAAAGGAACTCGAGATAACAAATGTATTAAGGGTCTATCAGGCTAAAAAAAAAGAGTAGATAATTTAGTCTTACTTGAGACAAATATTGATGATATGAATCCTGAAATCTACTCCTACCTTTTTGATGAGCTATTTGCAGAGGGTGCTCTTGATGTATTTTTAACTGATATTAAAATGAAGAAAAATCGACCTGGGGTCATGCTGTCTGTTCTCTGTCCTGAAAAGAAACAGTTAGATCTGGAAAAGATAATTTTTAAAGAAACTACGACATTAGGTATTAGAATTAAAGAGATTAAAAGAAGTTGCCTTAAAAGAAAGTTTCTTAATTTTAATTCCAGTTTTGGAACTGTTACTCTTAAAGCAGCTTTTTATAATGGTGAGTTAATAAAGTTTTCTCCTGAATATGAAGAATGTAAAGAAATAGCAAAGTCAAAGGGTATGCCATTGCAGCAGGTTTATCAGCAGATTATATCTGAAAAAATGTTAGACCAGTAAGATAGTTAAATTTTATTTATTGAAAGAGGTGAAGCATGAATATTAATCCAGAAGAGATTCTTATTCTCAAAGAATATGATGAGGTTAAAGCAGGCAGCAGAATTAATGATTACCTTGACAAACAGTATAATATAGATTCGGCTAAAATAAAAGATAAATTAATTGAAAAGAGCTTAATGGAGGTTAATCAAAAGAAAGCCAGTTATGCATTAACTGCAAGGGGTGAAGAGATTATTAATGATCATCCCCATTTGATTTATTACCATAGAAGAAAATTATTGCAGAAAAATATTGATCTTAATAAATTTCATAATACCTATCTTGAATCTAAAGAAAGCAGTTATAGAAAAGTTGCCCTTGATCTTCTTAAAGAAAATAGCAAAAAAGCTAGAAAGAAAAAAGCCTGGAATGATTATAGAAATATATTTTTAAGTATGGCCAATATTTATAGAGATATTGATAAAGATCAAAAAACCTTAAAGAATTTAATGAAAGTCTATCATATTGATCTTAGTGGTTTGAGTAATAACAATAACTTTAACCCAATTATGATTAGGATAGCTCCAGGAATTATTGATGAAATAAAAGAATTGATAGTGGAACTACAATATCAGGAAGATGAATTAAAGACTATTTATCAATCAGTTGTTGAGAGACTTGACCTTCCAAGACAGAATTATTCAGTTTCAAAGCAGTTTGAGTATTTAATTACTGCTCTTAAAGATGGGGCAGAGAGTGTCAATATTAAAATCCAGAAAGATAATATTAAATTAACAAAAAAGCAGGAAAAAGACAAAGGTATTATAAAGGGGATTTTAAGTAAAATTTTCTCTAAATAATTATAAAGGCTGGTGTTAATTTTGTCGTTGATGAGTCAATTAATCGAGTCAGATTCCAGCCAGCTATTAAAGTATAATGCTGGCGATATAATTTTTGATTATGGGGATTCTGCTGATGATATTTATATAGTTGTGCAGGGAGAAATTATTCTATCTAAAAAAGCTAGAGGTGCTGAAGAAGCCTTTGAAATCATAAAATCTGGAGGTTTATTTGGTGAACTAGCTCTAATCAATAATCAAACTAGAAAGATTAGAGCTACTGCAGCTCAGAATGGTGCTTCCATTTTCAGTTATTCAGCTAAAGATTTTTTTGACCTGATTGGAGCAGATACAGAAATAAATCAACAATTAATTAATACCCTGGTTTCAAGAATACAGCAATTAGAAGATCCAGTTAAGATTAATTTAGATTTAGACTCTATTAAGTCAAACCAGAATGAAGAGTCTAAAAAAGAGTCACCAGGCGAGTTTTTCCTGGATGGCCATGGGAATTACAACAGGGAGGCTCCAGAATCATATCAGCATTACCTTTACTCAAAAGATATAGACTGCCCTGCCTGTGGCAATAACTTTAAAGCTAAAATTATTCGAAGATCAAGATTGAGACTTGAAAAGATAAAAGATAATTTAAGAAAAGTCTATAAAAATTTCGAACCTATCTGGTATCGAATTCGGGTCTGTCCTCAATGTTATTATGCAGCCCCAGGAATTAAATTTAATGATATTTCTAAGGCCAATAAGCAAAAAATAAGAAAAGAATTTAAAATTTATGTAGAAAGAAAAATATCAAGTCAATTTCAAGCAGGCTTTAGTGAGCCAAGGAATTTAAATCAAGTCTTTAATAGTTATTATCTAAATATTGCCTGTTATAATTTTATTGGTGTTGAAAAGGAGCAGGTTGCAGCATCCTGGCTCAGATTAAGCTGGCTTTATAGTGATCAGGATGAAGTTGAGCTTGCAAATAAAGCATCAGAAAATGCTTACCAGGAGCTCAAGGATTTTTATTATAAAGAAAATAATCAAAACTTGAATTCCCAGGCTAAAGAAAAGCTATCTTTACTGCTGGCAGATCTATCAATTGAACATGGTCATCATGAAGAAGCAATGCCTATTTTAGATAAAATTGTTAGAAAATCAACAACTAAGCCATATTATAAAGAGTTAGCCAGAGATAAATTTATTAAAATAAGAGAAGAAAATAATCAGAAAGAACGGTGATATAATGAAAAGCAGTCAATTTTTCATATTATTAATTCTTATAATAATGATTTTGATGGCTGTAACTAATCCAGGTATGGATGATTATGTAAGCTGGGTTGCCGATCAGTCAAGTGAAGAAGCATCTAATCAATTTGAAGAATTACTCACCAGATTTGTTGGAGAACCAATGATTAGAAGGGCTTCCAGTCGAAATAATTATGTTATATTTAGTATTTATGAGACTAATATCCCGGATTTAAATGGTGAAGAAAGTTCAACAACTATTGGTATATTCGGTAATTTTTTTGTTTTAAATAGTCCTGACTAATCTTATTATCTGGAGGTTTTAAAAATGAAATCGATAGTAGATGTTCCTGGAATAAAGGTTGGCCATGCCCAGCTGGAAAAAGAGTTGACAGGTTGCACTGTTATTTTAACAGGCGAAAAAGGTGCAACTGCAGGAGTGGATATTAGAGGAGGGGCACCAGGCAGCCGGGAATCAGCCCTGCTGGCCCCGGAGAAAGCTGTTGATAAGGTACATGGAATCCTTTTAACTGGTGGCAGCGCTTTTGGACTTGATGCAGCAGCCGGGGTAATGAAATACTTAAAAGAAAATAATATTGGTTTTGAGACAGGTGTAATACCAGTCCCAATAGTTCCAGCTTCAGTTATCTTTGATTTTCTGATAGGAGAACCTGCCTGGCCAGATGCCAGCCTGGCATATTCAGCCTGTAAATCGGCTTCTTCAGCAGAAATGAAAAAAGGAAATATTGGAGCAGGAATTGGAGCTACAATTGGAAAGGTCAAAGGGCCCGCGTTTATGATGAAATCAGGTATCGGTACTGCCTACTATCAATTTCCAAATGGCATAAGTATTGGAGCTGTTGTTGTATTGAATGCTTTTGGAGATCTAAGGTGTCAGCATTCCGGTAATATAATTGCCGGGGCTTATGATAGAGAAGAAAATGAGTTTTTAAATACAATGAACATGCTGGAAAGTCATGAAGGTAATAAAGAATTTGGTATAGAAAATACAACCCTTGCAGTCATTGCAACTGATGCCAGTCTTAATAAAAATCAGGCGAAAAAAGTAGCCGAACTTGGCCAGAATGGACTGGCCAGAAGTCTCACCCCTGCCCATACAATGCTTGATGGAGATACAGTCTATGCAGTTTCTACTGGAGATAAAAAGATAGATATTTCACTGCTTGGTAATAAGGCTGCTGAAATTATATCTGAAGCAATTTTAGATTCAATCCATTCAGCTGAAAAGATCGCTGGTATTCCTTCACTGAAATATCTAAAAGAAAGAAAATAAACGCATACAGATTTCCCCATTACCCCAGTATTATCACAATTATCTTAATATTACTAATTTATATAAACTGTTGAAATATATACCTGGATTGTGATATGATAAACATGGTAATTAAAGTTTTCACAAAAAAATTTAAGTTTAAGGTAATGGCGTTTTAATTTTTCCTATCAAAGTGAAGAAATTCACTTATTTTAATCTATTTAAGGGGTGAGGTTTGTGGAGAAAAAAAGTTATGATAGTTTTCAAATAGGTGAGACTGCTTCTTTTTCTAAAACTATTACAGAGTCTGATGTATCAAATTATGCAGGGATTACCGGAGATTTTAATCCGGTACATATTGATCAGGAATATGCTAAAGATTCATTTTTTAAAGATAGGATCGTTCATGGAATGCTTTCGGCAGGTTTAATTTCTGCTGTTCTAGGAACCAAATTGCCTGGTCCAGGAGCTATTTATCTTTCTCAGGATTTAAAATTTAAAAAGCCAGTTAAAATTAATGATACTCTTACAGCCAGAGTAGAGGTTATTGATAAAAAACCAGGAAAAAATATTCTTGAATTAAATACAAGCTGTTTTAATCAAAATGATATTGAAGTATTGACTGGTAATGCAGAAGTAATGATAAATACTTAAAAATTAATGGAGGAATCAAATATGGATTTTAATTTAACAGATACGCAGAAAATGATTCAAAAAGTGGTTAAAGATTTTGCAGAAAAAGAGGTTAAGCCAATAGCGGCAGAAATTGATAAGACTGGAGAATTCCCGACTGATAATTTAAAGAAAATGATCAAGTCTGATATGTTAGGCATTCCTTTTCCTGAGAAATTAGGAGGTGCAGGTGGGGATACTTTAAGTTATATTATAGCCGTTGAAGAACTATCAAAGGCCTGTGCAGTTCATGGGATAATATTATCAGCACATACATCATTAGGCTGTCAGCCTATTTATCAATATGGTAATGATAAACAGAAAGAAAAGTACTTAAAACCGATGTTAAAGGGAGAAAAATTAGGAGCATTTGCATTAACAGAAGCTGATGCTGGCTCAGATGCATCTAATATTCAGACTGTAGCTGAAAAAAAAGGCGATAAATATATCTTAAATGGTAACAAAATATTTATTACCAATGCAGGGGTTGCTGATACTTTTATAATCTTTGCAATGACAGATAAATCAAAAGGGACTAGAGGGATATCTGCCTTTATAGTCGAAAAAGATTATCCAGGCTTTACTTTAGGAAAAAAAGAAGAAAAAATGGGTATCAATGCTTCAGATACCAGGGAACTAATTTTTCAGGACTGTGAAGTCCCTGCAGAAAATCTATTAGGAAAAGAAGGCCAGGGCTTTGTAATTGCAATGAAGACACTGGATGGCGGTAGAATTGGTGTTGCTGCCCAGGCATTAGGCATAGCTGAAAGGGCTCTAGAAGAATCAGTAAAATATCTTGGAGAGCGTGAACAGTTTGGCAGACCAATAGGTAAATTTCAGGGTCTTCAGTGGATAGTTGCTGAAATGGCAACAAAAATAGAGGCTGCTAAAAATCTTGTCTACAAAGCTGCTAAAACTAAAGATGAAGGCAAGAAATTCTCTAAAGAAGCTGCTATGGCTAAATATTTTGCTTCAGAGACAGCTACCGATGTTGCCAATAAGGCCATACAGTTACATGGTGGTTATGGCTATATGAAAGAATATCCAATTGAAAGATTATTAAGAGATGCTAAAATTACTGAAATATATGAGGGAACAACTGAGGTTCAAAAAATGGTAATTGCAAATTCAGTTTTATAACAGGGAGGCATTAATTAAAATGAAGATAGTCGTTTGTATTAAACAGGTACCAGATACTGATGAGGTAAAAATAGATGAAGAAAAGGGTACCCTTATTAGAAAAGGTGTACCCAGCATTATAAATCCAGAAGATAGAAATGCTCTAGAGGAAGCTGTCAAAATAAAAGAGGAAAATGGAGCTGAGGTTATAGCTATTACCATGGGGCCACCACAGGCCAGAGAGGCTTTAAGGGAGGCCTATGCAATCGGGGCTGACCAGGTTATCCTATTATCAGATATAGTATTTGCCGGCTCTGATACCTGGGCAACAGCTTATACTTTATCCCAGGCTATCAAAGAGCTTGGAGATGTTGATTTAATATTATGTGGCCGTCAGGCAATTGATGGAGATACAGCCCAGGTAGGCCCGCAGATAGCTGAAAACTTAGATTTACCCCAGTTAACATATGTTAAATCACTGGAAATCAATAATACTAAAATATCTGTCAGTAGAGCTATAGAAGATGGCTCAATGGAATTAGAGACAGAGCTGCCGGCTTTAGTAACAATTTTAAATACAATAAATCAGCCAAGATATCCAAGTATTAAAAGGATTATTGAAATATATAATCAGGATAAAATAATAAATTGGACCAAAGATGATATTGAACTTGATGAAAATAAATTAGGACTTGATGCTTCTCCGACCCAGGTTGCCAATACCTTTGTGCCAACCCATGAAAAAAAGGGAGAAATATATGATTCAAAAACCCAGAGTGCTGTAAAATTATTAGTAAATAACCTGAAACAAGAGAAAGTAATATAGGAGGAATTTTGGATGCTTAAAATAATTGATAAAAATTGTGTTGGCTGTGAAGCCTGTATAGATAAATGTCCCTATGATGCCTTATATATGAGGGAAAATATTGCAATTGTTGATAAAGAAAAATGCACATTATGTGGTGTATGTGTTGATCACTGTAACTTTGAAGCAATCGAGTTAATTACTAATTCTCAAAAAGATAATTCATACTTAAATCAATATGAAGGTATATGGGTTTTAGCTGAACAGAGAGAGGGAGAGTTATTAAATGTATCGATTGAGTTAATAGGTGAAGCCAGGAAATTGGCTAAAAAGAAAGATGCCAATGTAACAGCTGTTTTAGTTGGAAATAATTTATCAGAGCAGGCTAAGACATTAATTAATAGAGGTGCTGATAAAGTATTCCTATTAGAAAATAAAGAACTTGAAAACTATAGAACTGAGCCATATACCCAGGTGATATCTGATTTAATTAAAGAAGAAAAACCTGAGATAGTCTTATTAGGGGCTACCAATAATGGTAGAGATCTTGGCCCGAGACTGGCAGCCAGGCTTGATACTGGATTAACAGCAGACTGTACAGAACTTGATATAGACTCTGAAGAAGAGATCCTCTTGCAGACCAGGCCAGCTTTTGGTGGCAATTTAATGGCTACAATTGTCTGTCCAGAACATCGGCCACAGATGGCTACTGTTAGGCCAGGAGTTATGATGGAGTTAGAAGAAGACAGCAATCGGACTGGAGAAATAATCAAAATTGAACCTGAGATTGAAGAAAAGAATATAATAACTAAGATTAAAGATATAATTAAAGAGCCTAAAGCTTCAATTAATTTAGAAAGTGCAAATATTATTGTTGCCGGCGGTAGAGGTGTTGGCTGTCCTGAAAACTTTAGTTTAATAGAAGAGCTTGCTCAAACTGTGGACGGCGAAGTCGGGGCATCACGGGCTGTAGTTGATGAAGGCTGGATACAAAAAGAACATCAGGTAGGCCAGACTGGCAAAACAGTAAAACCAACCTTATATATTGCCTGTGGTATCTCAGGGGCAATCCAGCATAAAGCTGGAATGCAGAACTCAGATTATATAATAGCGATTAATAAAGATCCAGAAGCCCCAATTTTTGATATATGTGATTATGGTATTGTTGGTGATTTAAAAGAAATCATCCCGGAATTAATAGATGAAATAGCTTAAATATAATATAAATTATACCCTGGATGAATATTTAATATCCAGGGTAAATTTAGTTTAATAGACTTTCTAATAGAATTAATGAGTAAATTATGTGGGCAAACTGAAAAAATTTTAATCTTTCATTTGTTTATAGTATAATAAAAACAATAAAATGTAATTATTCAGAAAATTTATAGAAAGTTAGAGGTGATAATAATGGCTCATATCTTTAATCCTGAAAATAAAGATAAACTTATATCAGATGAAAGAAGGAGGCTCTTTAAACCTGAAAGACTGCTTACTGCTGCTGGATTAAAAGAGGGGATGTCAGTTTTTGATGTTGGCTGTGGGAATGGTTTTTTTGCACTACCTGCTGCTAAAATTGTTGGAGATAATGGCAGAGTTTTTGGCTTTGATATTTATCAGGAAATGCTGGACTCATTAAATTCAAGGGCAGAGGAGTCTGATATTAATAATATTAAAACTTTAAAAGTTTCAGAAGAAGGGGCAAATCTTTCTGAAATAAATATGCTTAAAAATAAAGAAATTGATTTTATAATTATGGCTAATATACTCCATGAAGTTCCTGACATCAATAATTTTTTAAAAGATTATCTTAAATTTTTAAAAACTGGCGGGCGCCTGCTAGTTATAGAATGGAGAAAAAAAGAGACAGAAGAAGGCCCTGGTTTAGAGCATAGACTGAGCCCTAAAGAGGTAATTAATCTTATGAAAGAGCAGGGTTTAAAACCTATCTACAGCAGAGTTATTAATAACAATTATTACCTAAAGATATCAGAGAAATAATTAATAAAAAAATATTAACATTTTTTACAAAAATACTTGACAATGATTTTGACTTAGAATATAATGTAACAAGGATAAAAGTTTTTTATAAAAATATAAGTAAGTTTATCCTGGAAAGTAGGTGAAACATGGCTGAAATATATATTTCAGGAGACGGAGAAATCACTTTTGATAAAGAGGTAATGGATGCAATTGGTGTCAAACCAGGTGATGATGTTTTGATTCAAGAGACTGAAGAAGGTATAATTATTTCTAAGGCTAAGAAAAATTAATATCAGGGGGTTGGCTGAAATGATGATTGATTTAATCATTGATGGAGCAACCGTTCTGACAATGGAAAATGGCGTCGGTTATTATAACGACGCTTCTATTGGTATAAATAATGGTAAAATAACTTTCATTGCAGAACAAAATGATAGTATTACAGATAAATATAAAGCGAAAGAATATATTTCAGGTAAAGATAAATTAATTATGCCAGGATTTATTGATGCTCATATGCATACAGAAATATCTATATTTAGAGGGCTGGCTCAGGACTTAAATAACTGGATGGAATTAGGACTATGGCCCTTTAGCCAACACCTGGATCAGGAAGCCTCTGAGGCGGCTATTAGACTGAATATACTGGAAGCAATTAAGAATGGCACAACTACTATTGGAGATTTTGGCTCAGAAATAGATATTACTGCAAGTACCTGTCAGGAATTCGGTGTAAGAGGTGTTCTGGCTAAAACGATAAATGAGCTTGATAAAAAGAATCCAGCTGAACCTGGACAGTTATATAATTTTGATCACAAAAAAGGTGAAAAAGAATTAGATTCTGCATTGAAAATTATAGATAAATATAAAAATGATGATTTACTAGACTTTAATTTAGGGCCTCAGGCACTGGATATGGTTTCAATGGATTTATTAAAGGAGATCTATAAACAGGCAAGAAACCTTGATATTCAAATCCATATGCATGTAGCTCAGGGTGACAGAGAAGACTGGCAGATTGAAAAGAGATATGGAGATAGAACTATCCCAATTTTAAATAAAAACAAACTTTTAGGACCTGAATTAAGAGCAGTTCACTTAACTGAAGCGACACCAGAAGAAACGAAACTGCTGGCAGAATCAGGTGCAGCATTGACAATTTGCTCCGGGAGTATAGGAATAATTGATGGCCTTGTCCCACCTTTACAGGAATTTTTAGAAGTTTCTGATCGCATTTCTTTAGGGAGTGATCAGGCTCCAGGCAATAATTGCAATAATATGTTCAATGAAATAAAACTGACTTCGTTATTCAATAAAATTAAATCATCTGATCCCAGGGTTTTAAATGCCGGCCAGGTTTTACAGTTTGCAACAAGTAAAGCAGCAGAAGCTTTAAATATCTCAGATAAAGTTGGTTCAATAGCTCCTGGGAAAGAAGCGGACTTAATTTTTATTGATTTAAAATCACCTGCTCTAACACCAGTTATAAATTCGCCATTAAGAAACCTGGTTCCTAATTTAGTCTATTCAGCCTCAGGCCAGGAGGTAGAATCAGTCATGATTTCAGGTGAGTTTGTAGTTAAAGATCATAAATTTTTGCCTGCCAATGAAGAGCAGATTATCAATAAAGCAAATCAAGAGGCTAAAAGATTAATGGCAAAAGTTGATAGAGACTGGCTTAAAGAGAAATCACCACTTTATAAACTTCAGGAAAAAGGTTACTTATGAAAAAAATCCTAATATTGTTATTAGCTTTAGCATTAATTTTTGGATCTTTAGCATTATATTATGAGCTGCAGCGAGGAGAAGAGAAGCCAGTAATTGTTTATATAATAGATGCAAGTTTTAACCCAATGTTTGGACCGACCAATAGAATTCAAAGACCTGACGATTACAGATTAAGGCCAGGTCACGGACAGCTGGTTAGAGAAATAATTGAGAGCAGCGCTGGAACCAGCAATTTAATAATTCGGGAAAGAGAAATTCAGCCTATCAGCCAGGCAGAAAGACGTCAGCAATTTGAAGAATTTCTCCAGGAAATTTATTTTGAGCAGATAGTAAATCAGAATAAGCGAGTATTAATTAATATAAGTCTGGCATTTATGGATGGCAACCAGGTTGAAGAAGAACTTTTTCAAAACTTAAAAGATATGGGAATTACAACGATTGCAGCTGCAGGCAATAGTGGCGATGATTATTTGTATTATCCGGCATCCTATGAGGGGACTTTTTCAATAACCAGCGGCAGCAGACGAGGATTGGCTGATTATGCCACCTATAATAATAGAGTCGATTTAGCTGCTTCTGGTGATGTAGTCCGTTATCTTCCAGGAAGAATGAGTTCATTTCAGACAATAACCTATAGGCAAGCAGGAACCTCCTTTGCAGCCCCCAGGGTAACTGGTCTCTTAGCTGGTATATTATCAAGAAGTTCTAAAGATTATTCCGGCGAGGAATTAATTGAAATAGCTAAAGATAATGCCAGAATAATTAATGATTCTATTAGTTTAATTTCTCCAAACCGCTTATTATATAATACAGATAATAAGTTTTTTTGGAGACAATTATATTTAAGGGGAGTGCTAATATTATTTGCTATTTCAATATTCCCGAGCTGGTATTTAATTAAGTATAAGAGGTTATTAATTAGATACAGGAATATAAATAGTCCTGAAAAATACTTTGTATATTTTAATAAGCTGAATATAAAAGAAGCAAAGAAAGTAAAAGAAACAATAAAAGAAAGTTTTGAAGATAAATTTGATTTTAATCAGTTTTTAGATTTTCTGAGATACTGGTTATTAAAAAAGAAAGAAGACCCTGAAAAATTAGCAGATAAACTCCTTAAACATGCTCCTGATTATACTGATAATCTAACAAATGACTGTACTTTCTTTAAGTTTACAAATGAAATCGAAAGTACTGCCAGCAGAAATAAGATCGACCAATTTTCAAGATTCTGGCTTGAAATTTTAAAGCAGAAAGAAGAATGGAATCGAGTTAAAAGGTTTACTATTGACAATCTTGAAACTGCTAGAGATCCCTGGTTAATATATTATTTTTTAGTAACTTTAATAGATTTAAGAGAACAGTCTTATCTTTCAGCTGATGAAGTTGAAAATATCAATAATAAATTAGAGCGTATTAAAAAGAAAGATGACCCATTGATTAAAGAATCATTAATATTATGGTATAATAAAATAGAATAAAATAATAAAATCCCCGCCGACAAGCGGGGATAGTATATTTTTATAATTATTTTTTATTAGAAAGAGTAGCCAAATCCAAGCTTGAACCTATTTGTATCAGAAGTAATACCATTAACAGAAGCTCTAATATCAATATTTTGCTGGAGGTCATAGATAACCCCGGCCTGATACATTAGTGCTAAATCACTATCTGGTGCTACCAGTCCTAATTCTCCTGCTATTCTTAAATTATCAGCAGCTGGAATAGAGGTATTCAAACCTAGAAAGACTGAGTTGTCAACAACATAGCCACCTGTTACTGCAAATTCAGGGCTTAACTGGTATTTTAAGCCAAGACGGGAATAGGGATCTCCTATTTCACCAAATATCCCTGCAGTATTGGTAATGCCAAAGTCTCCACCAATGGAAAAGCCAGTGTCTCCTCCTGGAACAAGACTAACTGTGAAATAGCCCTGGCCTTCATTGACAGTCGGTTCGACTAAGGCTTGAGTTGAGGTTGTAAAAGTTAAAAGAAATGCAAGAACTAAGACTAAAGTTAAATATTTTTTCATTTTTATAGATACCTCCTTTTGGGTTTCGTTATATTATTCTATAAAAAAATCTTTTTTCCTTTATTTTTAATAAATTTTCTAGGAGGCTCTAATATGAGGTTAGCGATTATAATAATT
The Halonatronomonas betaini genome window above contains:
- a CDS encoding acyl-CoA dehydrogenase, with amino-acid sequence MDFNLTDTQKMIQKVVKDFAEKEVKPIAAEIDKTGEFPTDNLKKMIKSDMLGIPFPEKLGGAGGDTLSYIIAVEELSKACAVHGIILSAHTSLGCQPIYQYGNDKQKEKYLKPMLKGEKLGAFALTEADAGSDASNIQTVAEKKGDKYILNGNKIFITNAGVADTFIIFAMTDKSKGTRGISAFIVEKDYPGFTLGKKEEKMGINASDTRELIFQDCEVPAENLLGKEGQGFVIAMKTLDGGRIGVAAQALGIAERALEESVKYLGEREQFGRPIGKFQGLQWIVAEMATKIEAAKNLVYKAAKTKDEGKKFSKEAAMAKYFASETATDVANKAIQLHGGYGYMKEYPIERLLRDAKITEIYEGTTEVQKMVIANSVL
- a CDS encoding electron transfer flavoprotein subunit beta/FixA family protein; translated protein: MKIVVCIKQVPDTDEVKIDEEKGTLIRKGVPSIINPEDRNALEEAVKIKEENGAEVIAITMGPPQAREALREAYAIGADQVILLSDIVFAGSDTWATAYTLSQAIKELGDVDLILCGRQAIDGDTAQVGPQIAENLDLPQLTYVKSLEINNTKISVSRAIEDGSMELETELPALVTILNTINQPRYPSIKRIIEIYNQDKIINWTKDDIELDENKLGLDASPTQVANTFVPTHEKKGEIYDSKTQSAVKLLVNNLKQEKVI
- a CDS encoding electron transfer flavoprotein subunit alpha → MLKIIDKNCVGCEACIDKCPYDALYMRENIAIVDKEKCTLCGVCVDHCNFEAIELITNSQKDNSYLNQYEGIWVLAEQREGELLNVSIELIGEARKLAKKKDANVTAVLVGNNLSEQAKTLINRGADKVFLLENKELENYRTEPYTQVISDLIKEEKPEIVLLGATNNGRDLGPRLAARLDTGLTADCTELDIDSEEEILLQTRPAFGGNLMATIVCPEHRPQMATVRPGVMMELEEDSNRTGEIIKIEPEIEEKNIITKIKDIIKEPKASINLESANIIVAGGRGVGCPENFSLIEELAQTVDGEVGASRAVVDEGWIQKEHQVGQTGKTVKPTLYIACGISGAIQHKAGMQNSDYIIAINKDPEAPIFDICDYGIVGDLKEIIPELIDEIA
- a CDS encoding class I SAM-dependent methyltransferase, giving the protein MAHIFNPENKDKLISDERRRLFKPERLLTAAGLKEGMSVFDVGCGNGFFALPAAKIVGDNGRVFGFDIYQEMLDSLNSRAEESDINNIKTLKVSEEGANLSEINMLKNKEIDFIIMANILHEVPDINNFLKDYLKFLKTGGRLLVIEWRKKETEEGPGLEHRLSPKEVINLMKEQGLKPIYSRVINNNYYLKISEK
- a CDS encoding AbrB/MazE/SpoVT family DNA-binding domain-containing protein, which translates into the protein MAEIYISGDGEITFDKEVMDAIGVKPGDDVLIQETEEGIIISKAKKN
- a CDS encoding amidohydrolase family protein, whose translation is MMIDLIIDGATVLTMENGVGYYNDASIGINNGKITFIAEQNDSITDKYKAKEYISGKDKLIMPGFIDAHMHTEISIFRGLAQDLNNWMELGLWPFSQHLDQEASEAAIRLNILEAIKNGTTTIGDFGSEIDITASTCQEFGVRGVLAKTINELDKKNPAEPGQLYNFDHKKGEKELDSALKIIDKYKNDDLLDFNLGPQALDMVSMDLLKEIYKQARNLDIQIHMHVAQGDREDWQIEKRYGDRTIPILNKNKLLGPELRAVHLTEATPEETKLLAESGAALTICSGSIGIIDGLVPPLQEFLEVSDRISLGSDQAPGNNCNNMFNEIKLTSLFNKIKSSDPRVLNAGQVLQFATSKAAEALNISDKVGSIAPGKEADLIFIDLKSPALTPVINSPLRNLVPNLVYSASGQEVESVMISGEFVVKDHKFLPANEEQIINKANQEAKRLMAKVDRDWLKEKSPLYKLQEKGYL